TGCCGTGAAGATCGGGATTCTCGGCGCCGGCCAGCTGGGACGCATGCTGGCCCTGGCAGGCTATCCACTGGATCTCGAATTCACGTTCCTCGATCCGGCCACGGATGCCTGCGCCGCTCCGCTGGGCACGCACCTGCACGCGGACTACGAGGACGAATCCGCACTCGCCCGTTTCTGCGAACAGATCGATGTGGCGACCTACGAATTCGAGAACGTGCCGGCCTTCACCGCCGGCTTCGTCGGCGGCCTCAAGCCGCTGATGCCGCATCCTCGTGCGCTGATCGCCGCTCAGGACCGCTGCTCGGAAAAGCAGCTGTTCACCTCCTTGGGCATTCCGGTTGCCGGCAATGTCTCGGTGGGCAGCCTGGAACAGTTGCGCGCCGCGACCCGGGACATCGGTACGCCCGGCATCGTCAAGACACGGCGCTTCGGCTACGACGGCAAGGGCCAGAAGATCATTCGCGGTGAAGCCGATGTCGCCGCCGCCTGGGAATCACTCGGCTCCCGTCCGCTGATCTACGAAGCCTTCGTCGACTATCAGCGCGAGGTCTCGATGATCGGCGTGCGCGCCGCCGACGGTACCACCGCCTTCTATCCGCTGAGCGAGAACGTGCACCGCGACGGCATTCTGCGTGTTTCCACCCCCAGAGCGCACGACGCGCTGCAGGCCCTGGCCGAGGACTACACGCTGCGCGTGCTGGAACATCTGGACTACGTGGGCGTGATGGCCTTCGAGTTCTTCGTGGTCGGCGATGAGCTGTACGCGAACGAAATTGCACCGCGGGTACACAACTCGGGGCATTGGACGATGGACGGCGCGGTCTGTTCGCAGTTCGAGAACCATCTGCGCGCGATCGCCGGGCTGCCTCTGGGCGAAACCCGCCTGCGCGCACCCTGCGCAATGATCAATTTCATCGGCGAGGTTCCGCCCACGGAACAGCTGCTGGCGATTCCGGAACTGCATCTGCACCTCTACGGAAAGACCCCGAAGCCACTGCGCAAGGTCGGCCACGCCAATATCATGGCGCCGGATCATCGAACGCTGCAGGATCGTGTGGCCGCCGTCGAACGGCTCTGCTTGAGCTGAGCGGCGGCGCGGCGCGCTTCAGTCCGGCTGCTGCAAGCGCTTGAGACTGCGCTGAGCTTCTTTCCAGAGCGCATCGTAGGCCAGGTTTGCCACGTGCAGGCCCGGCGCGTAGGTTGCCAGCGGCGCACGGTATTCGCCCATGCGTTCGACCATCGAGGAGTACGGAATCGAGGTTCGACAGGCACCGGCCATCGCAGGCGGGGGATGGTCGAGCAATTCGTTGTGGAGATGACGACGACGGTCGACCATCGAGTAGAACGGCTTGAGCTTGGTCTCGTCCAGGTTCTTGCTGCGGAAGTATTCACGCAGCTGTTCCAGCGCCCGTACCGACAGATGCGTCGGCACCACCGGCACCAGAATCAGGTCCGAGGCTTCGAAAATTGCCTCGGCGAGGTGCGAGATCGTCGGCGGACAGTCCAGCACGACCAGCTGGTACTGCTCCGAGAACGGCTTGAGCAGGCGGCTCAGGACCTGACGCGGCCGGTCCGCCTTCTTCATCAGCACGTCCAGCGAACGGAACGAGAAGTCGGCCGGAATCAGTGACAGCCGCTCGAAGGCCGTGGGCTGGACCAGCCGGCCCACCGGCGTGGAACCGTCGATCAGCTTGCGCGCCTTGGCAGCGGTCTCTTCGGCTTCCAGATACCAGCTGGCGGCACCCTGGGCATCCAGATCGAACAACAGGGTGTGCAGGCCGGATGCGGCGGCGAGACAGGCCATGTTGACGGCGGCGGCGGTCTTGCCGACACCTCCCTTGAGGTTGTACAGCGCGAGCGTTTGCATCGTCATTGGTCGGATTTTAAGGGACGCCGATCGAGCGGCTCAGGATGCAAAAGGTACATGATCACGGGCGAACGCGATGCCGAGCGTTCCAGGAACACGGCGCGAATCTGCTCGGCGCTATAGGACAGCATTTCGTTACCGAGACGGATGCTGATCGGCAGTATTCGAATGCCGTGCTGTCGAATGAACTCCTGCGGCAAATCACAGCTGGCGTCCGCCACGATTCCTATGCGCATCTGGTTCTTTCCTCCCGATCTTGTTCTTGAACATCTCGGCGACGCGAAACACAGATCATCCCTGGAGATCATCCCTGGCGCTGCAACGACCGGCGGAATCGAGACGACCCGATTTTCCCGGCTTGCCGCAGCCGTGCCGGCACCGCAGAGTACCGCTGTCCAGAATGCTCAAGGGGAAGCCCCGGATGGAATTCCAAGCACGCTCGCGGTCGCCTGCCGCCCGGCGATTTTGCATGCTGCTGCTGCTTGCCATATCGCCGTCGGCCTGGTGCCTGTCCGCGGCCACGGCCCTGCACGAGGCCGACATCACCACGCTGCAAGCGGAAATGGACGCCGGGCGGCTCAGCTCGCATGAACTGGTCGAGCATTTCCTGCGACGCATCGACGCCTTGGACCGACACGGACCCACACTCAACAGCGTCATCGAACTGAATCCGGACGCCCTGACCATCGCCGATCGGCTGGACGCGGAGCGCCTCAAACACGGACCGCGCAGTGCGATGCACGGCATTCCGATCCTGCTCAAGGACAATATCGACACCGCAGACCGCATGCATACCAGCGCCGGTTCGCTGGCATTGATGAATGATCGGCCGAGTGAGGACGCGTCTATCGTGCAGCGGCTGCGCGACGCCGGTGCGGTCATTCTCGGCAAGACCAATCTCAGCGAATGGGCCAACTTCCGCTCATCGCGCTCGTCCAGCGGCTGGAGCGGTCGCGGCGGCCAGACGCTGAATCCCTACGATCCGGCGCGCAGCCCCTGCGGCTCCAGTTCAGGTTCCGGCGTGGCGGTCGCTGCCGGCTTCGCGGTCGTGGCAATCGGCACCGAAACCGATGGATCGATCGTCTGCCCCAGCAGCGTCAACG
The Banduia mediterranea genome window above contains:
- a CDS encoding 5-(carboxyamino)imidazole ribonucleotide synthase, whose protein sequence is MKIGILGAGQLGRMLALAGYPLDLEFTFLDPATDACAAPLGTHLHADYEDESALARFCEQIDVATYEFENVPAFTAGFVGGLKPLMPHPRALIAAQDRCSEKQLFTSLGIPVAGNVSVGSLEQLRAATRDIGTPGIVKTRRFGYDGKGQKIIRGEADVAAAWESLGSRPLIYEAFVDYQREVSMIGVRAADGTTAFYPLSENVHRDGILRVSTPRAHDALQALAEDYTLRVLEHLDYVGVMAFEFFVVGDELYANEIAPRVHNSGHWTMDGAVCSQFENHLRAIAGLPLGETRLRAPCAMINFIGEVPPTEQLLAIPELHLHLYGKTPKPLRKVGHANIMAPDHRTLQDRVAAVERLCLS
- a CDS encoding ParA family protein is translated as MTMQTLALYNLKGGVGKTAAAVNMACLAAASGLHTLLFDLDAQGAASWYLEAEETAAKARKLIDGSTPVGRLVQPTAFERLSLIPADFSFRSLDVLMKKADRPRQVLSRLLKPFSEQYQLVVLDCPPTISHLAEAIFEASDLILVPVVPTHLSVRALEQLREYFRSKNLDETKLKPFYSMVDRRRHLHNELLDHPPPAMAGACRTSIPYSSMVERMGEYRAPLATYAPGLHVANLAYDALWKEAQRSLKRLQQPD
- a CDS encoding DegV family protein — its product is MADASCDLPQEFIRQHGIRILPISIRLGNEMLSYSAEQIRAVFLERSASRSPVIMYLLHPEPLDRRPLKSDQ